ATTGCTGCAAGGTCAGGACGGTTTCCGGCTGTAAACTGTTCGATGGCATCTCTCCGTTTTTTTGCAAGGCTGACGAGTACCTCGATCTCCTGTTCGTCAGTCAGTACGGCTTTACCGGCAACGCGGATGGATACCTCTTTTTCAAGGAGTGTTGCCCGGATGGAACGGATGGCGTTCAGACGGGTTTTGTCACCGCTTTTCATTGAATTTTTCAGATCCAGATCTATTTGTTCTTTCAGACTCATGTTTTTTCAGCTCAAAAATTATTTTTTAAAAAGAGGAATGGCAAAATACAGGAAAAAAAGCGGCTTTCCCACAAGAGCTTCTGCTTTGTTCACTCATTGATATCCCCGCAAACCGGTCTGAGCACCAGCTCTTCCACCGACGTTCTCTGTGGCATGAAATAGGCGTTGACGACGGGAGCGGAAATATCTTCAGGCCTCATCATGACGGACTTCATGGCATCAGGAACTTCACCCCACATTGGCGTATAAACCGCACCGGGCATGACATTGGTAATACGGACATTACACGTTTTAGCATATAAGCGTATTGCCTCGACCAAGCCTTTCTGCCCAAATTTGGACATGCAGTAGATCGAAGAACTTTTGAAAGCTGTTTCTGCGGCAATGGAGGTGATAAAGAAAATATGACCCGACCGTTTCTTTTCCATCAGGGCAAAAACTCTCTGTGTGAGGAAAAAAGTGCCTTTGAGGTTTGTTGCTATCGTATAATCAAAATCCTCTTCTGTCAATTCGGTGAATGGCTTGAATCGTCCAACGCCAGCATTGTTGATCAGACAATCAATTGTGCCGTAGCGCTCCAGTGTGGTGCTGACAAGATGCTCAATCTGGGCGGGGTCGGCAATGTCCACAGGAAAGATATCTGCTGCTGCTTCGAAAGAACGGCATTCGGACGCAACTGACTCCAGATCCGAAATGGTTCTTGATGCAAGGATCAGGACGGGCTCAAATCCTTCGTGCTTCACGGTAGCTTGTGCAAATTCAAGGGCAATGGCTTTGCCGATTCCTTTGCCAGCGCCGGTTATGATGATGATTTGTTTCATGTTAATTGTGTGTTACTGTTTTGTTCCTGTCGGATAGAGATGGTTTTTAGCTTTTTTTCCGAAGTACTGAGGCTGTAATGTTTTTGTGTTTTTCGTTTGGAATGGCGAAATAATTGTTGAAAATTCCATATATTTGCAGCATAAGTAAACTGCGGGTGCGTCCATTCCTATCGCATTGCACATCCTCGAAAATGGTAAATTGTAACGTTTATCATGGCACTAAGCAAAGTTAAATGGTTCGATGGCAAAAAAGGCTACGGCTTTCTTCTGAATCCGGATGGAGGAGAGGATATTTTTGTTCATTTTTCGGCAATCCAGTCAGAACAGAGTTTCAAGGTACTGAATCAGGATGCCGAAGTTGATTTCGAGCTCGATAAAACCCAAAAAGGGCTGCAGGCAAAGAATGTTCGTGAAGTTTCACTGAACGGCTTGTCGAATAGGCAATCTTCCCGGATGTCGTTTGGCTGAAGAGAGCGCTATCAGAGAAGGCCACTTTCCCGAAAGCTGAAACATCCTGTTTTTCCTATAATGATATGGTCGAGCAGGTCGATCTGGATGACTGTGCTTGCCTGTTTGAGGAGGTCGGTGACCTGCTTGTCGGCATTGCTCGGTTCAACATCGCCTGAAGGGTGGTTATGAACAAGAATGATGGCATGGGAACTCTCTTTTATAGCGGACTTGAAAACCTCCCGAGGGTGAATGAGGGCGGCATTCAGTGTTCCCACAGAGACAAGCTCGGTTTTGATGATCTGGTTTTTGGTGTTCAGGTGCAGTACAAAGAGATGCTCTTTTGTTTCATCCGGAACCCGTCCTGCCATGTATTCAAAAACATCGCGTGCAGCCTGTATTTTTTTATTAAGATTGCGGCTGTAATGGAGTCGTTTGTTCAGTTCGAAAATAGCTACAATCTGCATGGCCTTGGCATCTCCGATTCCTTTGACCTTCTTCAGCTCTTCAAGCGTTATATTGGCAAGTTTTTCAAGGCTGTACCGGGCAATCAGTTCATTGCAGGTATCAACAATGTTGAGGTTTTTTGTTCCGGTGCGCAGGATAATTGCAAGCAGTTCAGCCGGGCTGAGCGAAGCCGCTCCGCTGCGGAGAAGGCGTTCCCTCGGCCGGTTGTCCGGGTCAAAATCATGGATTCGCATGGTTCATCCTCTCCTGTTGCTGTTGAAATTTTTTAATTTTTCACGCAAAAACAGCGTACTGAGGCAACGTAAAGAAAAAGAGGGAGAAGTGAAAATACTCTTTTACCGTTTGGTTCGGGCAGCCCGGAGAGGAGTGGTTACCTGCCGTCAAAATCGGCCCAGTTGTTCGGGGTTTCATACCAGCGGAGTTGTTTAAGTGTCACTCCATCAGGCAGATGGGGCTGGATCTGGTTGAATGCCCATTTTGCAAGGCATTCTGCTGTTGGTGGCTCATCGGTAATGAGCACCCTTGAATTACGCTTTACGATAAAGTCGAGATCCTCATGATCCTCCTTCCACACAGCAAAGCCGTGGTCGAGCTTGTCGTGAATGTGCTCTATCAAAATGTCCTTCAAAAATTTAAAATCCATCACCATTCCCTCCTCTCCATCACCCTTGCGTTCAATCAGATTCCCTTCGACCGTTGCAACAACCACCCCCCGGTGGCCATGCAATTGGTTGCAGAACGAAAAGCTGTTCGGAAGTGTATGGCCGTAATCGATCTCTATTTTTCGTGAAATGCGCATCATCTCTGGATATTCTCAGTTACCGGTTTCTCTCGGGCTCTGCAAAGTGTACACAAAAATTATTGTTTCGCCAATTTGCGGCTTTTTTTTGATTGGTTTTGCCGTATTGCCAGTCGGATGAATCGGCAGAGAGGTTTCCGTGCCCTATGGGTCATTTTTGAAATCGGATTTATTTGCTGTGAAAAGCTCCTGTAGTGCGATTTTGTGAAGCTTGTGGAGCAAAGATGGGAATACTTGAAAACGAAGAGGTGGCTTCCACGGAACGGTCAAGAGACCGTTCCGTGGAGTGCCAGGATTATGGCCGAGTCCAGATTGATCCTCCGAAGCCGCCGGTTTTATAGGTGGCTGTGGCTTTATTCGGAGTATCCAGTCGAAGGATCAGGATCCCTTCCTGCATGATCTGACCTTTTGGAACATCAGCCCAGCGAAGAATGATCTGATTTCCATCGATGTAACCTGATGCGACATTGGACCAGACTGGAGCCGTTGGTGAGCGCTCTCCAAACCAGAATACCTCCTTTCCAAGCTGTCGCAGGTAATAGTTGCCTCCGTCATTACAGCTCCATTTGCCTGTAAGATCAGCGAATGCCAAGGCAGGAAGTGAGAAGAGGAGAAGAAAAAGCAGGGTTTTCAGTTGTTTCATTTTTACCTCCGTGGTTGGTGTTTAAAAAACAGGAGGAATACGCTCCTCCCTGATAGGTTGCGCACAATTGCGAAGAGGATTTTTTTGTGCGCCGTACTGCTTTCACAGCGACAAAAAACAACAGAAACAATTTATTCGTTCAACAATTGTACGTCCTTTTTAACTGGTGTTTTTTGCGCTTTTTTGACTTGTTGTGGCTTTTGTTCAGGCTCTACTGCCGGGATTATGCGTCATGATTGTTAGAACCGCTTTACTGCCTGAACAAAAATCATCGGGGTGTCGGATGGTTCGCTCTCTCCGGCGATCTTCCATGCGCAGGTTGCCTGCAAGTTGTAGTTGGCGGCATTGAACCATTTTATGCCGATCCCTGCTCCGGTAAGGTTGCGGCTGTTATCGTCGGTATCCGGAGTCGGTTTTGCATGAAGGAGGGCATATCCATGGTCAATAAAAGTAATGAGTTGTACTGTGCCGGGCAGCTCTCCGATAGAGCTGATCAGGTAGCTCATTTCGACGGTTGCAACCACACCCCTGTCACCGTAAGATTCTCCCCGTTGCCATGCACGTACTGCGGAGGGTCCTCCCAGAGAGAGTTGTTCCGAACTGGTCAGGTTTTTATTGCTCCATTGTCCATATGCTCCTGCGTAAAGAGCTAATCCGTGAGCAATGGTCTGGTTTCGGGCGAGGGCCATGGTAAGCTTCGAATAACTGCCGTTGGTGTGTAAGCCGCTTGATAATTGGTCAATGGAGAGTGTTTCCGAATCGTTGATATCCAGTCGCCCTCCGATAATACCAAGGGAGAGTGAGGTTGACCCGCCTCCCAGAATCCTGTCTTTTTGTATGCCGGTAATGCCAGCCTGCCACGATGTGGTGTGACGTCGATTTCTTGATGTACTCCCAATTCGGTCGTTTAACCCTCTTCCTTCCGCAGCAACGGTTGCATTCATAAGCAGATTTCTCTGGCGTATGAGTGGCTGGGTAAGGGCAAAAGTCAGGTTATGGGCGTCACCCTCTGCATTCAGTGTTTTGAATAATCCACCGAGGCGATAGGTGAGATAGTTATAGTTCACTCCGATCCTTGTGCCATAGGGTGTTAGCGGCACGGTATAACCGGCCAGCATATTTTGCAGATCTCCGGTTGTTGATGTCTGCAGTCGAAGGGTGAACTGATCTCCGAGATGAAGTGGAGAATAGAGTTCC
The DNA window shown above is from Pelodictyon phaeoclathratiforme BU-1 and carries:
- the radC gene encoding RadC family protein encodes the protein MRIHDFDPDNRPRERLLRSGAASLSPAELLAIILRTGTKNLNIVDTCNELIARYSLEKLANITLEELKKVKGIGDAKAMQIVAIFELNKRLHYSRNLNKKIQAARDVFEYMAGRVPDETKEHLFVLHLNTKNQIIKTELVSVGTLNAALIHPREVFKSAIKESSHAIILVHNHPSGDVEPSNADKQVTDLLKQASTVIQIDLLDHIIIGKTGCFSFRESGLL
- a CDS encoding cold-shock protein — translated: MALSKVKWFDGKKGYGFLLNPDGGEDIFVHFSAIQSEQSFKVLNQDAEVDFELDKTQKGLQAKNVREVSLNGLSNRQSSRMSFG
- a CDS encoding ShlB/FhaC/HecB family hemolysin secretion/activation protein, whose product is MAALWKILLFASTVTASTLYAATPPDAGQLLMESTPPPSLIPQKEAPTFQKPETGKEQAPEGALVRVTGFHFIGNTLFSSEELAQLMANCVGKEMTFAGLTDASRTITNAYRKKGYFLASLFFPPQTVTPGMSITIEIIEGVLENIEVKTIPMNTRIRKSLLESYARQVPGQQPLEEGSLTSMVMKTNELPNISSRILLEPGSRPGYTKATLEVSEGRPISFSFDIDNYGNPPTGENRVGSTMELYSPLHLGDQFTLRLQTSTTGDLQNMLAGYTVPLTPYGTRIGVNYNYLTYRLGGLFKTLNAEGDAHNLTFALTQPLIRQRNLLMNATVAAEGRGLNDRIGSTSRNRRHTTSWQAGITGIQKDRILGGGSTSLSLGIIGGRLDINDSETLSIDQLSSGLHTNGSYSKLTMALARNQTIAHGLALYAGAYGQWSNKNLTSSEQLSLGGPSAVRAWQRGESYGDRGVVATVEMSYLISSIGELPGTVQLITFIDHGYALLHAKPTPDTDDNSRNLTGAGIGIKWFNAANYNLQATCAWKIAGESEPSDTPMIFVQAVKRF
- a CDS encoding 6-pyruvoyl trahydropterin synthase family protein, coding for MRISRKIEIDYGHTLPNSFSFCNQLHGHRGVVVATVEGNLIERKGDGEEGMVMDFKFLKDILIEHIHDKLDHGFAVWKEDHEDLDFIVKRNSRVLITDEPPTAECLAKWAFNQIQPHLPDGVTLKQLRWYETPNNWADFDGR
- a CDS encoding GatB/YqeY domain-containing protein, with product MSLKEQIDLDLKNSMKSGDKTRLNAIRSIRATLLEKEVSIRVAGKAVLTDEQEIEVLVSLAKKRRDAIEQFTAGNRPDLAAIELSELTVIEEYLPEPVSDDDVRAIVEDIVAKTGATSMKDIGKVMGQAMKALKGKADGTKVQEIVKSLLSV
- a CDS encoding SDR family oxidoreductase gives rise to the protein MKQIIIITGAGKGIGKAIALEFAQATVKHEGFEPVLILASRTISDLESVASECRSFEAAADIFPVDIADPAQIEHLVSTTLERYGTIDCLINNAGVGRFKPFTELTEEDFDYTIATNLKGTFFLTQRVFALMEKKRSGHIFFITSIAAETAFKSSSIYCMSKFGQKGLVEAIRLYAKTCNVRITNVMPGAVYTPMWGEVPDAMKSVMMRPEDISAPVVNAYFMPQRTSVEELVLRPVCGDINE